Sequence from the Halobacteria archaeon AArc-dxtr1 genome:
GTCTCCCAGACTGACGAGGACATCACGGTCGAAGTCCGGTACGTCGAACGCGCCGTGCGGTAAGCGGAGCGCTATCGCCTACGAATCCGCTTTTTGATTCGTCGGAGCCGTTTTACGGTATCCGATCCGTGCGCCTCAGTGGGCTCTTCCGTGACGTCGTCCGACTGCTCCGTGGAACCATCCGATTCGCCGACTGCGATCGTCGACTCCGCCGCGGTCTCGTCCTCGGATCCTCCGCGCCGGAGCCGTCGTCGAATCCAGGTCCGCGGACCGCCGATGCGCGCTAAAACGTACGTCGGCGCGTAGGTGACGACCGCGCCGAGTGCAAAAAAGAACACGCCCAACAGGACGTCTCCGGTGCTGACGTACGCGATCCCGAGATAGAATATCGGGCCGGCCATCGAGAGCCCGGCTGCGTACTGCAACATCGCGAACAGTCCCGGACCCCTCATTCGCTCACCCCTCGAAGGGGAGCTCCGGCTCGTGTCCGATCGCCTCGACGGCCGCTTCGAGCACCGTCTCGACGTTCTCGCCCGTCTCGACGCTCATCTCGTAGTCGGCCGCGACGTCTTTGGTCCAGCGGTCAGCGCGGTCTACCTTGTTGGCGACCGTGTACACCGGGGCATCCTCGAACTGCCCCGCGATCGCGTCTCGGAGTTCGAGCTGGTCCTCGATCGGGTAGCCACACTCGCCGGTCGGGTCGACCAGGACGAGCAGGCAGTCTCCGAGGTGCTCGAGGGCACTCACCGCCTGGGCTTCGATCTCGTTTCGGTCGTCCGGCTTCCGGTCTAACAGCCCCGGCGTGTCGACGATCTGGTGGCGAACGTGATCTCGTTCGAAGTGGCCGACTCCGATCCCCTTCGTGGTGAACGGGTAGGACGCGGTCTCGCCGCGAGCGCGGGTCACGTCGTTGACGAACGAGGACTTGCCGACGTTCGGGTAGCCCGCGACGACGATCGTCGGCTCTTCGGGGTTGATCTCAGGGAGGTCCCGGAGCGCGTTTCGCGCGTCGTTGATCTCCCGCAGCTCGTCGTCGACCTGCTCGACGATATCTGCCAGCCGGGCGAAGGCCTGCTTGCGGTGTTTTCGGGCGGTGTCGACGTCTGTCTTGCGCAGTCGGGGCTGGTACTCGTTGTGGATCTCGCGAGCTTTGCGGCTGGCCCACATCACCTCCGAGAGACTCTGTCGGAGCGCGTCGACGCCCGTGGAGTCCCCGTCTTCGGAGCTCCCCGAGCGCTGCTGGTTCCCCGCCAGAATTGCGTCCGCGAGCTCGTAGTAGAACGGGTGAACGTCGTCCTCGTAGGCGAAGTCGGGCCACGCCGTGACGACGTTCTCTAAGTTGTCCGAGATGATGTTCGCCGCCGTCTGGAGCATCGACTGCTGGGCGTCGAGTCCGCCCTTAGATCTGCCGGCTCGCGATGCCCGCGAAAACGCCTTGTCGATCAGCTCTTCCGACGTGGGCGTCGTCGGAAGGTCTTCGAAAATCATGCCTCGACCTACGTCGTGCGGTCTTAAAAGGTCGTTCGTTGCGCGGCGAGGGCTTATTTTCCCGAATCGCCTCCCGCCCGTATGACGAACTGGCGCGCCGTCTTCGTCGGGTTTCTCACCGCGACCGTCCTCGGTATCGTCGGGCTGGTCGTGCCCGGAATCGGCCAACTCGTCGCCGGACTCGTCGGCGGCTTCGTCGCCGGCTACATAGCCGGCGGCGGCCTCGCGGGTCTCGCACTCGGCCCCGTCGGCGCGGTGATCTCGAGTGCCGCGGGCATCGGTATCTTCGCGTTCGCCGTGCTCCTCGCACTGATCATGGCGATCGAAAGCGCGATCGCGGGGGCCGTTGGCGGCCTGCTCAACCCCTGAGGTGGCGCTCCCAGCTCGGCTATGCCGCGTCTCGAAGCGCGCGGAGCGCGTCGCGCTCGGCGTCGATCTCCTCGGGTGGTCGGCGTAGTACTGCAGCCGGTCGGCGGTCTCCCGTCGGATTCGTTCGTTCACCGCCTTGGGGGAACTCTCTGATACGTGCTCGGCCGTGTCGGGGGACAGCCATCGTCGTTCCCCGTTAGCCAGACGCCATCTCGCGGCAGCTCTCGGCACACGTCGGCAGAATCTCCGCGCAAGCCTGGCAGTGGTCGTGGTCGTGCTTTGCACACTCCTCGGCACACTCCTCACAGAGCTCGGCACAGAGCTCGGCCAGCTCCCGGTGGTACCCGGAGTTTCGCGCCATCCAGCGCGCGTGTAGCGTCGTGATGTCGGCGACGTCCCGACAGAGTCGGACACAGCGGGCCATCTCCTCGCCCTCGCCTACGCAGGCGTCAGCGCACCACTCACAGACTTGGGCGGCTTCGAGGCAGTTGTCGAGACACTCCTGTATGTGGTCGTCGGCGTGGTCGATCTCTTGTAGCGCCATCGCGGCATTCGACACTGGCGGTCGACATCAACCCGGGACGGGCGAGTGCAAGTCGCATCGTCTTTCCCGGCCCGATACTCGCGACGCGTGATTACCGCCGCGCCTCGAGTTCGGCTTCGAGCTCGGAGACGTCCATGTCCTTCATCGAGAGCAACACGAGCAGGTGGTAGACGATGTCGGCGGCCTCGTAGGCGATCTCCTCGCGGTCGTCGTCTTTGGCCGCGAGCACGAGCTCCGTCGTCTCCTCGCCTAACTTCTCTAAGACCGCGTTCTCGCCTTTCTCGTGGGTAAACAGGGAGGCGGTGTAGGA
This genomic interval carries:
- the hisE gene encoding phosphoribosyl-ATP diphosphatase, producing MEETLDELFAVIEDRKETLPEDSYTASLFTHEKGENAVLEKLGEETTELVLAAKDDDREEIAYEAADIVYHLLVLLSMKDMDVSELEAELEARR
- a CDS encoding four-helix bundle copper-binding protein, whose amino-acid sequence is MALQEIDHADDHIQECLDNCLEAAQVCEWCADACVGEGEEMARCVRLCRDVADITTLHARWMARNSGYHRELAELCAELCEECAEECAKHDHDHCQACAEILPTCAESCREMASG
- a CDS encoding 50S ribosome-binding GTPase — encoded protein: MIFEDLPTTPTSEELIDKAFSRASRAGRSKGGLDAQQSMLQTAANIISDNLENVVTAWPDFAYEDDVHPFYYELADAILAGNQQRSGSSEDGDSTGVDALRQSLSEVMWASRKAREIHNEYQPRLRKTDVDTARKHRKQAFARLADIVEQVDDELREINDARNALRDLPEINPEEPTIVVAGYPNVGKSSFVNDVTRARGETASYPFTTKGIGVGHFERDHVRHQIVDTPGLLDRKPDDRNEIEAQAVSALEHLGDCLLVLVDPTGECGYPIEDQLELRDAIAGQFEDAPVYTVANKVDRADRWTKDVAADYEMSVETGENVETVLEAAVEAIGHEPELPFEG